In Indioceanicola profundi, the following proteins share a genomic window:
- a CDS encoding alpha/beta hydrolase translates to MSSGQTSDGPVWRGMSRAELDTAYDNSAAVPEGIKILQGYVDRSAELRRHQPDLLDLPYGPRPRNRIDLFRCGHRQAPLMAFVHGGYWQRNAKEMFSCLAEGPMAHGFDVAMIGYTLAPDASLTELNGEIRNAIRFLRENGPLHEVATGRLVISGWSAGAHLASLHMNMPEVDALFCLSGLFDVEPIQRGRLNALLNLTDEEVQTLSPIRNIPDQAKPAVLAYGADELPELQRHSRAYAEALKAKGYDVHLLPLDGENHYSILDQLTQADSVLTRALLRLV, encoded by the coding sequence GTGAGCAGCGGACAGACCAGCGACGGTCCGGTTTGGCGCGGTATGAGCCGCGCCGAACTGGATACCGCCTACGACAATTCCGCTGCTGTGCCGGAGGGCATAAAGATCCTGCAAGGCTATGTGGACCGCAGCGCCGAACTGCGCCGGCACCAGCCTGACCTTCTGGACCTACCCTATGGGCCGCGCCCCCGCAACCGGATCGACCTCTTCCGTTGTGGCCATCGGCAGGCTCCACTGATGGCCTTCGTGCATGGCGGCTACTGGCAGCGGAATGCCAAGGAGATGTTCTCCTGCCTCGCAGAAGGCCCTATGGCACATGGCTTCGATGTGGCCATGATCGGCTACACCCTGGCCCCAGATGCGTCCTTGACCGAGCTCAACGGTGAGATCCGCAATGCCATCCGTTTTCTCCGGGAAAACGGCCCGTTGCATGAGGTGGCCACAGGCCGCTTGGTTATCTCCGGCTGGTCGGCAGGCGCACATCTGGCGTCCCTGCACATGAACATGCCAGAGGTGGATGCGCTGTTCTGTCTAAGCGGTCTCTTCGATGTAGAGCCCATCCAGCGCGGCCGCCTCAATGCCCTATTGAACCTCACGGACGAAGAAGTTCAGACCCTTAGTCCAATCCGGAATATTCCCGATCAGGCCAAACCGGCGGTGCTGGCTTATGGCGCGGACGAACTTCCGGAACTCCAACGCCACTCTCGCGCCTATGCGGAAGCTCTGAAAGCAAAGGGCTACGACGTGCATCTGCTGCCTCTGGACGGTGAGAACCATTATTCCATCCTGGACCAGCTCACACAGGCGGACAGTGTGCTGACAAGAGCGCTGCTGCGCCTTGTTTAG